Proteins encoded together in one Pseudoroseomonas cervicalis window:
- a CDS encoding peroxiredoxin — translation MTIQLGQIAPDFTAETTAGRIRFHDWAGESWVVFFSHPKDFTPVCTTELGEAARLKPEFDKRGTKIIGLSVDALDRHAGWEADIAETQGSSVNFPMIADQDRKVSELYGMIHPEADPSVTVRVVYVIDPAKKVRLSLTYPPSTGRNFAEILRVLDSLQLTDKHKVATPVNWQPGQRAIIVPSVSDEQAKERFPQGWEAQKPYLRWVELKDS, via the coding sequence ATGACCATCCAGCTCGGGCAGATCGCCCCGGATTTCACGGCCGAGACCACCGCGGGCCGCATCCGCTTCCATGACTGGGCCGGCGAGTCCTGGGTGGTGTTCTTCAGCCACCCCAAGGACTTCACCCCCGTCTGCACCACCGAGCTCGGCGAGGCCGCGCGGCTGAAGCCCGAATTCGACAAGCGCGGCACCAAGATCATCGGCCTCTCGGTCGATGCGCTGGACCGCCATGCCGGCTGGGAGGCGGATATCGCCGAGACCCAGGGCTCCTCGGTGAACTTCCCGATGATCGCCGACCAGGATCGCAAGGTCTCCGAGCTCTACGGCATGATCCACCCCGAGGCCGATCCCTCGGTCACGGTGCGGGTGGTCTATGTCATCGACCCCGCGAAGAAGGTGCGGCTGTCGCTGACCTATCCGCCCTCCACGGGGCGCAACTTCGCCGAGATCCTGCGCGTGCTGGACAGCCTGCAGCTGACCGACAAGCACAAGGTGGCGACGCCGGTGAACTGGCAGCCCGGCCAGCGCGCCATCATCGTGCCCTCCGTCTCGGACGAGCAGGCGAAGGAGCGGTTCCCGCAGGGCTGGGAGGCCCAGAAGCCCTATCTGCGCTGGGTGGAGCTGAAGGACTCCTGA
- a CDS encoding cysteine synthase A: MSASIADGFWGAVGNTPLIRLKRASEETGCEILGKAEFMNPGGSVKDRAALGILQDAVERGQLTPGQPGTVVEGTAGNTGIGLALAANARGWKSVIVVPETQSREKLDFLRMIGADLRLVPARPFADPGNYVHVSRRLAEELGAVWANQFDNQANARAHEQTTGPEIWAQTAGRIDAFTCACGTGGTLAGIARALKARSEKVRIVLADPEGSALAPWVTRGEVKATPGNSITEGIGQAARVPGNLQGAPIDAAETIPDAEALRWVFSLLVEEGLSVGGSAGLNVAAAVRVARALGPGHTVVTILCDGGARYQSKLFNPDFLREKGLPVPGWLA; this comes from the coding sequence ATGTCGGCCAGCATCGCCGATGGCTTCTGGGGGGCGGTGGGCAACACCCCCCTCATCCGGCTGAAGCGCGCCTCCGAGGAGACCGGCTGCGAGATCCTGGGCAAGGCCGAGTTCATGAACCCGGGCGGCTCGGTGAAGGACCGGGCCGCGCTCGGCATCCTGCAGGATGCGGTGGAGCGCGGCCAGCTCACCCCCGGCCAGCCCGGCACGGTGGTCGAGGGCACGGCCGGCAACACCGGCATCGGCCTGGCGCTGGCCGCCAATGCGCGCGGCTGGAAGAGTGTCATCGTGGTGCCGGAGACGCAGAGCCGCGAGAAGCTGGATTTCCTGCGCATGATCGGCGCCGATCTGCGGCTGGTGCCGGCCAGGCCCTTCGCCGACCCGGGCAATTACGTCCATGTCTCCCGCCGGCTGGCGGAGGAGCTGGGCGCGGTCTGGGCCAACCAGTTCGACAATCAGGCCAATGCCCGCGCGCATGAGCAGACCACGGGCCCGGAGATCTGGGCGCAGACGGCGGGGCGGATCGACGCCTTCACCTGCGCCTGCGGCACCGGCGGCACGCTGGCCGGCATCGCCCGTGCGCTGAAGGCGCGGAGCGAGAAGGTCCGCATCGTGCTGGCCGACCCCGAGGGCAGCGCGCTGGCCCCCTGGGTCACCCGCGGCGAGGTCAAGGCGACGCCGGGCAACTCGATCACCGAGGGCATCGGCCAGGCGGCGCGGGTGCCGGGCAATCTGCAGGGCGCGCCGATCGACGCGGCCGAGACCATCCCGGATGCCGAGGCGCTGCGCTGGGTGTTTTCCCTGCTGGTGGAGGAAGGCCTGTCGGTGGGCGGCAGCGCCGGGCTGAATGTCGCCGCCGCCGTGCGGGTGGCCAGGGCGCTGGGGCCGGGGCACACCGTGGTCACCATCCTCTGCGATGGCGGGGCGCGCTACCAGTCCAAGCTGTTCAATCCGGACTTCCTGCGGGAGAAGGGGCTGCCCGTGCCGGGCTGGCTGGCCTGA
- a CDS encoding tetratricopeptide repeat protein, producing MDGSRVPRERLHQAEHSRVYYQRTPHRDSPVLVITFDAMYNEDSADTLGFGEEFLIGAGYDVLAVRKTHDNWYQDLAAEDLARIVDGLPRRYPRLYTYGASMGAYAAAYFAGAVGARIIAFSPLASIDPEYRRHVVNRDTLRKGIRFRHGRLAPMLARAPGPHLITYDPCSRFDRVYVEREIAPHLPQGHLIRQRWFGHPTIAILAEMRVLKRTILDFIEQDLLPPRHWGAQRRQSYSYLSNLAQALGQRGRWAVARRLLAEAVALRPAHAGLRRQLGEALGQLGEAEAGLAELRQAVALQPRDAALHHALARALRQQGQAAEALQAIGTALRLDAPNIGYHRLQAEILEQDGQAEAALAVAHRLAAAEPGKLDHWLFLGGLQWRLGRLEESLATGQQALRVDPESGKALHLVARALAGLGRWREALPQARAALRRSPRGDYRRLLKQIEQALATPPAGGPG from the coding sequence ATGGACGGATCACGGGTGCCGAGAGAGCGACTTCACCAGGCGGAGCACAGCCGGGTCTATTACCAGCGCACGCCGCACCGGGATTCCCCCGTCCTCGTCATCACCTTCGACGCCATGTACAATGAGGACAGCGCGGACACGCTGGGCTTCGGCGAGGAGTTCCTGATCGGCGCCGGCTATGACGTGCTGGCGGTGCGCAAGACGCATGACAATTGGTACCAGGACCTGGCGGCGGAGGATCTCGCCCGCATCGTGGACGGGCTGCCGCGGCGCTATCCGCGCCTCTACACCTATGGCGCCAGCATGGGCGCCTATGCGGCGGCCTATTTCGCGGGCGCGGTCGGGGCGCGGATCATCGCCTTCTCGCCGCTGGCCTCGATCGACCCGGAATACCGCCGCCATGTCGTCAACCGCGACACGCTGCGCAAGGGCATCCGCTTCCGGCATGGAAGGCTGGCGCCGATGCTGGCGCGCGCGCCGGGGCCGCATCTGATCACCTACGACCCCTGCAGCCGCTTTGACCGCGTCTATGTGGAGCGCGAGATCGCGCCGCATCTGCCGCAGGGCCATCTGATCCGGCAGCGCTGGTTCGGCCACCCGACCATCGCCATCCTGGCCGAGATGCGGGTGCTGAAGCGCACCATCCTGGATTTCATCGAGCAGGACCTTCTGCCGCCGCGCCATTGGGGGGCGCAGCGGCGGCAATCCTATTCCTACCTGTCCAACCTGGCGCAGGCGCTGGGCCAGCGCGGCCGCTGGGCCGTGGCGCGGCGGCTGCTGGCGGAGGCGGTGGCGCTGCGCCCCGCCCATGCCGGGCTGCGCCGGCAGCTGGGCGAGGCGCTGGGGCAGCTCGGCGAGGCCGAGGCCGGGCTGGCCGAGCTGCGCCAGGCGGTGGCGCTGCAGCCGCGCGACGCCGCGCTGCACCACGCCCTGGCGCGGGCGCTGCGGCAACAGGGGCAGGCCGCCGAGGCGCTGCAGGCGATCGGCACGGCGCTGCGGCTCGATGCCCCGAATATCGGCTATCACCGGCTGCAGGCCGAGATCCTGGAGCAGGATGGCCAGGCCGAGGCGGCGCTGGCCGTTGCCCACCGCCTGGCGGCGGCGGAGCCGGGCAAGCTGGACCACTGGCTGTTCCTGGGCGGGCTGCAATGGCGGCTGGGCCGGCTGGAGGAGTCGCTCGCCACCGGGCAGCAGGCGCTGCGCGTGGACCCGGAATCGGGCAAGGCGCTGCATCTGGTGGCGCGGGCCCTGGCCGGGCTCGGCCGCTGGCGGGAGGCGCTGCCGCAGGCCCGGGCGGCGCTGCGCCGCAGCCCGCGCGGCGATTACCGCAGGCTGCTGAAGCAGATCGAGCAGGCGCTGGCGACGCCGCCGGCCGGCGGGCCGGGATGA
- a CDS encoding acetolactate synthase large subunit has translation MNGAESLVHTLLKSGVDTCFANPGTSEMHFVAALDRIPGMRCVLGLQENIVTGMADGYWRMAEKPAATLLHCGPGLANGLANLHNARRARSGIVNVVGDQATYHRPYDAQLTADTEGWARPVSAWVRTATDAKRVGADAAVAVQAARTAPGQIATLILPADTAWNEGGAPAEALPVPAIPAPDPHAVRVAARTLREKKNVLILLGGMALRGEAQALAWRIAQATGQKVLAEMSNARVERGRGRLQLERVPYPVDMAIDALKGFEHLILVNAKAPVGFFAYPNKPSIHYPETASVHVLSRYEEDGLAALRALVDELGAPEAAIPDPGPRPEVGKGAPTPEGLARTVAALIPEGGIVADESVSFGRGFYKETHAAPPHDWLHITGGAIGCGMPLATGAAIGAGGQRRVINLQADGSGMYTLQALWTQARERLPVTTIVLANRKYQILLGEYQGVGANPGPTAMSMLDLGNPDLDWCKLAGGMGVEAARATTLEQCADLLAQSCSHQAPFLIELMI, from the coding sequence GTGAACGGAGCCGAAAGCCTTGTGCACACCCTGCTGAAGAGCGGGGTCGACACCTGTTTCGCCAATCCCGGCACCAGCGAGATGCATTTCGTCGCCGCGCTGGACCGGATTCCCGGCATGCGCTGCGTGCTGGGGCTGCAGGAGAACATCGTCACCGGCATGGCCGATGGCTATTGGCGCATGGCGGAGAAGCCGGCGGCCACCCTGCTGCATTGCGGCCCCGGCCTGGCGAACGGCCTGGCCAACCTGCACAATGCCCGCCGCGCCCGCAGCGGCATCGTCAATGTCGTGGGCGACCAGGCGACCTATCACCGCCCCTATGACGCGCAGCTGACCGCCGACACCGAGGGCTGGGCCCGCCCGGTCTCCGCCTGGGTGCGCACCGCGACCGATGCGAAGCGCGTCGGCGCCGATGCCGCCGTGGCGGTGCAGGCGGCGCGCACCGCGCCGGGGCAGATCGCCACCCTGATCCTGCCCGCCGACACCGCCTGGAACGAGGGCGGCGCCCCGGCCGAGGCGCTGCCGGTGCCGGCCATCCCCGCGCCCGACCCGCATGCGGTGCGTGTTGCCGCCCGCACGCTGCGCGAGAAGAAGAACGTGCTGATCCTGCTGGGCGGCATGGCGCTGCGCGGCGAGGCCCAGGCGCTGGCCTGGCGCATCGCCCAGGCCACCGGCCAGAAGGTGCTGGCCGAGATGTCCAACGCCCGCGTCGAGCGCGGCCGCGGCCGGCTGCAGCTGGAGCGCGTGCCCTATCCCGTCGACATGGCGATCGACGCGCTGAAGGGCTTCGAGCACCTGATCCTGGTCAACGCCAAGGCGCCGGTCGGCTTCTTCGCCTATCCGAACAAGCCCAGCATCCACTACCCCGAGACCGCCTCGGTGCATGTCCTCTCCCGCTACGAGGAGGACGGGCTGGCCGCGCTGCGCGCCCTGGTGGATGAGCTCGGCGCCCCCGAGGCCGCCATCCCCGACCCCGGCCCGCGCCCCGAGGTCGGCAAGGGCGCCCCGACGCCGGAGGGCCTGGCCCGCACCGTGGCGGCGCTGATCCCGGAGGGCGGCATCGTCGCCGATGAGAGCGTCTCCTTCGGCCGCGGCTTCTACAAGGAGACCCATGCGGCGCCGCCGCATGACTGGCTGCACATCACCGGTGGCGCCATCGGCTGCGGCATGCCGCTGGCCACCGGCGCCGCGATCGGCGCCGGCGGGCAGCGCCGCGTCATCAACCTGCAGGCCGACGGCTCCGGCATGTACACGCTGCAGGCGCTGTGGACCCAGGCGCGGGAGCGCCTGCCGGTGACCACCATCGTGCTGGCCAACCGCAAATACCAGATCCTGCTGGGCGAGTATCAGGGTGTCGGCGCCAATCCGGGCCCGACGGCGATGAGCATGCTCGACCTCGGCAATCCTGACCTCGACTGGTGCAAGCTGGCCGGCGGCATGGGGGTGGAGGCCGCCCGCGCCACCACGCTGGAGCAATGCGCCGACCTGCTGGCGCAATCCTGCAGCCACCAGGCCCCCTTCCTCATCGAACTCATGATCTAG
- a CDS encoding YciI family protein — protein sequence MPYIIETFDRPDSLALRQATRAEHLAWLDSQVQLLLACGAKLKDDGSDAGGGVYIIDVETREAAEAFIAADPFSKAGLFERVQVTRWRKAYFDRQSHLPPR from the coding sequence ATGCCCTACATCATCGAGACCTTCGACAGGCCGGACAGCCTGGCGCTGCGCCAGGCGACGCGCGCCGAGCATCTGGCATGGCTGGATTCGCAGGTTCAGCTTCTGCTGGCCTGTGGCGCCAAGCTGAAGGATGACGGCAGCGATGCCGGCGGCGGCGTCTACATCATCGATGTCGAGACGCGCGAGGCCGCCGAGGCCTTCATCGCCGCCGATCCCTTCAGCAAGGCCGGGCTGTTCGAGCGGGTGCAGGTCACCCGCTGGCGCAAGGCCTATTTCGACCGGCAATCGCATCTGCCGCCGCGCTGA
- a CDS encoding FkbM family methyltransferase translates to MVEDEQVDRIAQLEERLDRMEALLTRKLDRMTQRLEEIGTTLQNRTARLVHAQAVYLGDHTALTFLESGQRIYVDTLSRDIGVHLLAQGRWESQTMALFRRLVRPGDHVLDIGANHGIYALQAAQATGPTGQVHAFEPNPRLAELAAASLAANAYSWAKLHPVAVGDVPGEAELTFNPKSAGGGNIHPGRGPAKAERLMVKMVALDQFFPDPSFHVDVIKMDIEGYEGRALRGMAGLLERSPDLRMIMEFSPALLARGGVKAPEVAAQLQALGLQVWKIDGRGQLEARSWDWVAGAETGLTNLLVAREAPAA, encoded by the coding sequence ATGGTCGAGGACGAGCAGGTGGATCGGATCGCGCAGCTGGAGGAGCGGCTCGACCGCATGGAGGCGCTGCTGACCCGCAAGCTGGACCGGATGACCCAGCGGCTGGAGGAGATCGGCACCACGCTGCAGAACCGCACCGCCCGGCTGGTGCATGCCCAGGCGGTCTATCTGGGCGACCACACGGCGCTGACCTTCCTGGAAAGCGGCCAGCGCATCTATGTCGACACGCTGAGCCGCGACATCGGCGTGCATCTGCTGGCCCAGGGGCGGTGGGAGAGCCAGACCATGGCGCTGTTCCGCCGGCTGGTGCGGCCGGGCGACCATGTGCTGGATATCGGCGCCAATCACGGGATCTACGCGCTGCAGGCGGCGCAGGCGACCGGCCCCACCGGCCAGGTGCACGCCTTCGAGCCGAATCCGCGCCTGGCGGAGCTGGCCGCCGCCTCGCTCGCCGCCAATGCCTATAGCTGGGCCAAGCTGCATCCGGTGGCAGTGGGCGACGTGCCGGGCGAGGCGGAGCTGACCTTCAACCCGAAAAGCGCCGGCGGCGGCAACATCCATCCCGGCCGCGGCCCCGCCAAGGCGGAGCGGCTGATGGTGAAGATGGTCGCGCTGGACCAGTTCTTCCCCGACCCCTCCTTCCATGTCGACGTCATCAAGATGGATATCGAGGGCTATGAGGGCCGCGCGCTGCGCGGCATGGCGGGGCTGCTGGAGCGTTCGCCAGATCTGCGCATGATCATGGAATTCTCGCCGGCGCTGCTGGCGCGGGGCGGGGTGAAGGCGCCGGAGGTGGCGGCGCAACTGCAGGCGCTCGGCCTGCAGGTGTGGAAGATCGACGGGCGCGGCCAGCTGGAGGCGCGCAGCTGGGACTGGGTGGCCGGCGCCGAGACCGGCCTGACCAACCTGCTGGTGGCGCGCGAGGCGCCCGCCGCCTGA
- a CDS encoding histidine phosphatase family protein yields the protein MAAAAPLTRKPFWFLRHGETDWNARGLSQGNVDIPLNEVGIAQAERAARALAGREIATIIASPLSRARHTAEAAARLLGREVAIHDALREVSFGVQEGQPMAGWFDDWVEGRFTPEGAESFSELRARTVGAINFCLEQPGPVLVVAHGALWRAFRAEAGLPANVRTPNALPMWVTPPAPGETAWRFEPLALD from the coding sequence ATGGCCGCGGCCGCCCCGCTCACCCGCAAGCCCTTCTGGTTCCTCCGCCATGGCGAGACGGACTGGAATGCGCGCGGCCTGTCCCAGGGCAATGTCGACATCCCGCTGAACGAGGTCGGCATCGCCCAGGCGGAGCGGGCGGCCCGCGCCCTGGCGGGCCGCGAGATCGCGACCATCATCGCCTCCCCGCTCAGCCGCGCCCGCCACACGGCGGAGGCGGCGGCCCGCCTGCTGGGGCGCGAGGTCGCGATCCATGACGCGCTGCGCGAGGTCTCCTTCGGCGTGCAGGAAGGCCAGCCCATGGCCGGCTGGTTCGACGACTGGGTCGAGGGCCGCTTCACCCCCGAGGGCGCCGAAAGCTTCTCCGAGCTGCGCGCCCGCACGGTGGGCGCGATCAATTTCTGCCTGGAGCAGCCGGGGCCGGTGCTGGTGGTGGCGCATGGCGCGCTGTGGCGCGCCTTCCGGGCGGAGGCCGGGCTGCCGGCCAATGTCCGCACCCCCAACGCCCTGCCGATGTGGGTGACGCCGCCCGCCCCGGGCGAGACCGCCTGGCGCTTCGAGCCGCTGGCACTGGACTGA
- a CDS encoding glutathione S-transferase family protein, producing MKLYYSPGACSLGIHVLLEEIGKPFEAVRSPIKEGALQTPEFQALNPKGKVPTLVRDDGSVLTQYTAIAFWLASTNPGAKLLPADAEGQARALEIVDYATGTIHPQGFSRLFNQARFAPSEADHAAVKQQGWDLAAKGFATVDQQWQGGDWALASGYSIADSALFFVEFWAAKRMAMKLPPKVQAHFERMLARPAVQRAMASEGLA from the coding sequence ATGAAGCTCTACTACTCGCCCGGCGCCTGCTCGCTCGGCATTCATGTCCTGCTGGAAGAGATCGGCAAGCCCTTCGAGGCGGTGCGCTCCCCCATCAAGGAGGGTGCGCTGCAGACGCCGGAATTCCAGGCGCTGAACCCCAAGGGCAAGGTGCCCACCCTGGTGCGCGACGATGGCTCGGTGCTGACGCAGTACACCGCCATCGCCTTCTGGCTGGCCTCGACCAACCCCGGCGCCAAGCTGCTCCCGGCCGATGCCGAGGGCCAGGCGCGGGCGCTGGAGATCGTCGACTACGCCACCGGCACCATCCACCCGCAGGGCTTTTCCCGCCTGTTCAACCAGGCCCGCTTCGCCCCCAGCGAGGCCGACCACGCGGCGGTGAAGCAGCAGGGCTGGGATCTGGCGGCCAAGGGCTTCGCCACCGTGGACCAGCAATGGCAGGGCGGCGACTGGGCGCTGGCCTCGGGCTATTCCATCGCCGATTCGGCGCTGTTCTTCGTGGAGTTCTGGGCGGCGAAGCGCATGGCCATGAAGCTGCCGCCCAAGGTGCAGGCGCATTTCGAGCGCATGCTGGCCCGCCCCGCGGTGCAGCGCGCCATGGCCAGCGAGGGTCTGGCCTGA
- a CDS encoding GNAT family N-acetyltransferase, with amino-acid sequence MGFLIRPARDADREALLAQTLGLNRFEHAIAGDRRTDEEGARETLDHVLGRIADSQGHAVVAEADGAVVGHLFLTFGQHLPFVAEREHGYVADLFVRESHRGHGIGRALLAEAERLTKARGLKRLLIGVLAGNDGAEATYKRFGFAHYAHEMIKKI; translated from the coding sequence ATGGGCTTCCTGATCCGTCCCGCCCGGGATGCGGACCGGGAGGCCCTGCTCGCGCAGACCCTCGGCCTGAACCGCTTCGAGCACGCCATCGCCGGCGACCGCCGCACCGATGAGGAGGGCGCGCGCGAGACGCTGGACCATGTGCTGGGCCGCATCGCCGACAGCCAGGGCCACGCCGTGGTGGCGGAGGCGGATGGCGCCGTGGTCGGGCATCTGTTCCTGACCTTCGGCCAGCATCTGCCCTTCGTGGCCGAGCGCGAGCATGGCTATGTCGCCGATCTCTTCGTGCGCGAGAGCCATCGCGGCCACGGAATCGGCCGCGCCTTGCTGGCGGAGGCCGAGCGCCTGACCAAGGCGCGCGGGCTGAAGCGCCTGCTGATCGGGGTTCTGGCGGGGAATGACGGGGCGGAAGCGACCTACAAGCGCTTCGGCTTCGCGCATTATGCGCATGAGATGATCAAGAAAATCTAA
- a CDS encoding ribose-phosphate pyrophosphokinase, giving the protein MKIVACNSNRPLAEAVAAALNLPLTQASIRRFADMEVFVEIHENIRGEDVFVVQSTSYPANDNLMELLITLDALKRSSARRITAVIPYFGYARQDRKSGPRTPISAKLVANLITEAGADRVLTLDLHAGQIQGFFDIPVDNLFAAPLFARDILERYKGRDLMVVSPDVGGVVRARAIAARLHTDLAIIDKRRPRAGVSEVMNVIGDVEGRDCILVDDIVDSGGTLCNAAEALLKNGARSASVYVTHGVFSGGAVARIGAAPIEQMVVTDSIQATEAVRVSSNIRQLTIAPLLAEAVRRISEESSVSTLFN; this is encoded by the coding sequence ATGAAGATCGTCGCCTGCAACAGCAACCGCCCCCTCGCCGAGGCGGTGGCCGCCGCGCTGAACCTGCCGCTGACGCAGGCCTCCATCCGCCGCTTCGCCGACATGGAAGTCTTCGTGGAGATCCACGAGAACATCCGCGGCGAGGATGTGTTCGTGGTGCAGAGCACCTCCTACCCGGCGAATGACAATCTGATGGAGCTGCTGATCACGCTGGATGCGCTGAAGCGCAGCTCGGCGCGGCGCATCACCGCGGTCATTCCCTATTTCGGCTATGCCCGCCAGGACCGTAAGTCCGGCCCGCGCACGCCGATCTCCGCCAAGCTGGTGGCCAATCTGATCACCGAGGCCGGCGCCGACCGCGTGCTGACCCTCGACCTGCATGCCGGCCAGATCCAGGGCTTCTTCGACATCCCCGTCGACAACCTGTTCGCGGCCCCGCTCTTCGCCCGCGACATCCTGGAGCGCTACAAGGGCCGCGACCTGATGGTCGTCTCCCCCGATGTCGGCGGCGTCGTCCGCGCCCGCGCCATCGCCGCGCGGCTGCACACCGACCTCGCCATCATCGACAAGCGCCGCCCGCGCGCCGGCGTCTCCGAGGTGATGAACGTCATCGGCGATGTCGAGGGCCGCGACTGCATCCTGGTCGACGACATCGTCGATTCCGGCGGCACGCTGTGCAACGCGGCCGAGGCGCTGCTGAAGAACGGCGCCCGCTCGGCCTCGGTCTACGTCACCCATGGCGTGTTCTCGGGCGGCGCCGTGGCCCGCATCGGCGCCGCGCCGATCGAGCAGATGGTGGTCACCGACAGCATCCAGGCGACCGAGGCGGTGCGCGTCTCCTCCAACATCCGGCAGCTGACCATCGCGCCGCTGCTGGCCGAGGCGGTGCGCCGCATCTCCGAGGAAAGCTCGGTCTCCACCCTGTTCAACTGA
- a CDS encoding DUF1826 domain-containing protein has product MVLLSEAWLAPPPLGPCVIAGAWPDALMEILRPEAQLALWPRPLPPPLRREAATLAAHPFEVLAEAAPEELARRLGEALPRAAPALLHDIHALALVFAGIAGVARLRLRLESQAAPACPRFHADAVGLRLLCTYHGPGTQWLALPGGARAARALPEPPPPPEQAAAGTVLLMKGEGHPGQAGRGLIHRSPPAAAGGRLLLCLDEPGRNPLP; this is encoded by the coding sequence ATGGTTCTGCTGAGCGAAGCCTGGCTGGCGCCGCCACCGCTTGGCCCCTGCGTGATCGCCGGGGCCTGGCCGGATGCGCTGATGGAAATCCTGCGGCCGGAGGCGCAACTCGCCCTCTGGCCGCGCCCCCTGCCGCCGCCGCTGCGGCGCGAGGCCGCTACCCTGGCCGCGCATCCCTTCGAGGTGCTGGCCGAGGCGGCGCCCGAGGAATTGGCGCGGCGCCTGGGCGAGGCCCTGCCAAGGGCGGCGCCCGCGCTGCTGCACGACATCCACGCTTTGGCGCTGGTCTTCGCCGGCATCGCCGGGGTGGCGCGGCTGCGGCTGCGGCTGGAGTCGCAGGCGGCGCCGGCTTGCCCACGCTTCCATGCCGATGCGGTCGGGCTGCGCCTGCTCTGCACCTATCACGGGCCGGGCACGCAATGGCTGGCCCTGCCCGGCGGCGCCCGCGCCGCGCGCGCCCTGCCCGAGCCGCCCCCGCCGCCCGAGCAGGCGGCGGCCGGCACCGTGCTGCTGATGAAGGGGGAGGGCCATCCCGGCCAGGCCGGGCGCGGCCTGATCCACCGCTCGCCCCCCGCCGCGGCGGGCGGGCGGCTGCTGCTCTGCCTCGACGAACCGGGAAGGAATCCCTTGCCATGA
- the zigA gene encoding zinc metallochaperone GTPase ZigA translates to MTLAADARLPVTVLSGFLGAGKTTLLNHILANREGRRVAVIVNDMSEVNIDAALVEQGGRLSRTEEKLVEMTNGCICCTLREDLMQEVARLAAEGRFDALLIESTGIAEPMPVAATFDFRDEDGHSLSDLARLDTMVTVVDASAFPRDYASAESLRQRGEVAGPEDGRLLVDLLVEQVEFADILVLNKLDLVPPGGRAQAIALLRALNSRAEIVEAEQGRVPLEKVLGTGRFDFARASQAAGWAQALSGEHLPESEEFGLSSFVWRARRPLHPARFKAFIESDLPGVVRAKGFFWLASRMEWAGSWQLAGSVGRHEAAGFWWAAVGPERWPDDPDWRAGVRRLWQEPWGDRRQELVFIGIGLEEAALRRQLDACLLTEAELRQGPRFWARLPDPFPAWSR, encoded by the coding sequence ATGACCCTGGCCGCCGATGCCCGGCTGCCCGTCACCGTGCTGTCCGGCTTCCTCGGCGCCGGCAAGACGACGCTGCTGAACCATATCCTGGCCAACCGGGAGGGGCGGCGCGTCGCCGTCATCGTCAACGACATGTCGGAGGTGAATATCGACGCCGCCCTGGTGGAGCAGGGCGGCCGCCTGTCGCGCACCGAGGAAAAGCTGGTGGAGATGACCAATGGCTGCATCTGCTGCACCTTGCGCGAGGACCTGATGCAGGAGGTGGCCAGGCTGGCCGCCGAGGGGCGCTTCGATGCGCTGCTGATCGAGAGCACCGGCATCGCCGAGCCCATGCCGGTCGCCGCCACCTTCGATTTCCGCGACGAGGACGGGCATTCGCTGTCCGACCTGGCGCGGCTCGACACCATGGTGACGGTGGTCGATGCCAGCGCCTTCCCGCGCGACTATGCCAGCGCCGAGTCCCTTCGCCAGCGCGGCGAGGTGGCGGGGCCGGAGGATGGCCGCCTGCTGGTCGACCTGCTGGTGGAGCAGGTGGAATTCGCCGACATCCTGGTGCTGAACAAGCTGGACCTGGTGCCACCCGGGGGCCGCGCCCAGGCCATCGCCCTGCTGCGCGCGCTGAACTCCAGGGCCGAGATCGTCGAGGCCGAGCAGGGCCGGGTGCCATTGGAGAAAGTGCTGGGCACCGGCCGCTTCGACTTCGCCCGCGCCAGCCAGGCCGCCGGCTGGGCGCAGGCGCTGTCCGGGGAGCATCTGCCGGAATCCGAGGAATTCGGCCTGTCGAGCTTCGTCTGGCGCGCCCGCCGGCCCCTGCACCCGGCGCGCTTCAAGGCCTTCATCGAAAGCGACCTGCCCGGCGTGGTGCGCGCCAAGGGTTTCTTCTGGCTGGCCAGCCGGATGGAGTGGGCGGGGTCCTGGCAGCTGGCCGGCAGCGTCGGCCGGCACGAGGCCGCCGGCTTCTGGTGGGCGGCGGTGGGCCCGGAGCGCTGGCCGGACGACCCGGACTGGCGCGCCGGCGTCAGGCGCCTGTGGCAGGAGCCCTGGGGCGACCGCCGGCAGGAGCTGGTCTTCATCGGCATCGGCCTGGAGGAGGCGGCGCTGCGCCGCCAGCTCGATGCCTGCCTGCTCACCGAGGCCGAGTTGCGCCAGGGGCCACGCTTCTGGGCCCGGCTGCCGGATCCGTTCCCGGCCTGGTCGCGCTAG